The Rhododendron vialii isolate Sample 1 chromosome 8a, ASM3025357v1 genome has a window encoding:
- the LOC131336641 gene encoding B3 domain-containing transcription factor VRN1-like, whose amino-acid sequence MVSSRRPSSPVKPPPHFFKIIHSPHEKLKIPRKFTSTYGKDLANHVFLKVPDGMVWKVELIKSDEDAWLCNGWKEFAGHYSVCFGHFLVFRYDGDSNFHVIIFDMTASEIEYPFRATCGDETDANHMGNSQVPDTEGIEEDDYGKITSTELKLPSPNKKAVKRQESRRGPAKRPRHGPSTVKKPFLSGNEKSRALERARAFRSANPYFTKIMRPSYVSTRYYYFYLPTKFSKQNLSEKPEKVVLQSSNGGVWPVKCRCGGRGRYVLYWKSFVQANNVKANDVCVFELIKSIEPRLNVTIFRK is encoded by the exons ATGGTGTCAAGCCGCCGTCCTAGCTCTCCGGTGAAGCCACCACCTCATTTTTTCAAGATAATACACTCTCCGCACGAGAAGCTG AAAATCCCAAGAAAATTTACGAGTACCTACGGGAAGGATCTAGCGAACCATGTTTTTCTAAAGGTTCCCGATGGTATGGTGTGGAAAGTAGAACTGATAAAATCTGATGAGGATGCTTGGTTATGCAATGGTTGGAAAGAATTCGCAGGGCATTACTCCGTATGCTTCGGGCACTTTTTGGTTTTCAGATACGATGGGGATTCCAATTTTCATGTCATTATATTTGATATGACAGCTTCAGAGATAGAATATCCATTCCGTGCCACTTGCGGTGATGAAACCGACGCGAACCATATGGGGAATTCGCAAGTGCCTGACACTGAAGGAATTGAAGAAGATGATTATGGTAAAATCACTAGTACTGAATTAAAGCTACCAAGTCCAAATAAAAAGGCTGTCAAGCGCCAGGAAAGTAGAA GAGGCCCTGCCAAAAGACCCCGACACGGTCCATCTACTGTCAAAAAGCCATTTTTATCCGGCAATGAGAAATCTAGGGCTCTTGAAAGAGCCAGAGCTTTTAGATCTGCAAATCCTTACTTCACAAAAATTATGCGGCCATCTTATGTTTCTACTAGATATTACTATTTT TATCTACCGACGAAGTTCTCAAAGCAAAATCTAAGTGAAAAACCAGAGAAGGTGGTACTGCAGAGTTCAAACGGGGGAGTATGGCCTGTAAAGTGCCGTTGTGGAGGACGTGGCAGATACGTTCTATATTGGAAGTCATTTGTACAGGCCAACAATGTGAAAGCCAACGATGTTTGTGTCTTTGAATTGATTAAGAGCATTGAACCTCGTCTGAATGTCACAATATTTCGAAAGTAG
- the LOC131298557 gene encoding B3 domain-containing transcription factor VRN1-like, protein MGSSRPSSPVMKPSPPHFFKIIHSPHQNLKIPRKFATTYGKDLSNHVFLKVPSGMVWKVELIKSNEDAWLCNGWKEFAEHYSVCFGHFLVFRYDGDSSFHVIIFDMTASEIEYPFSATRGDEIDANHMRDLQVTDTEDIEEDDCGKITSTKLKLPIPNKKEAVKRQESRRGLSVAKRLRHCPFTVKKPFSSSNGKSRPLERAIAFRSANPYFTKIMSPSYVSTGYTFVSFQFRSNPSVIIQQIFFEILQYLPTEFSKENLSEKTEKVVLQSANGGEWPVKCHYEGRSRYFLYWKSFVQANNVNVGDVCVFELIKSSEPRLNVVIFR, encoded by the exons ATGGGGTCAAGCCGTCCTAGCTCTCCGGTCATGAAGCCATCACCACCTCATTTTTTCAAGATAATACACTCTCCGCACCAGAACCTG AAAATCCCTAGAAAATTTGCGACTACCTACGGGAAGGATCTATCGAACCATGTTTTTCTAAAGGTTCCCAGTGGTATGGTGTGGAAAGTAGAACTGATAAAATCTAATGAGGATGCTTGGTTATGCAATGGTTGGAAAGAATTCGCAGAGCATTACTCCGTATGCTTCGGGCACTTTTTGGTTTTCAGATACGATGGGGATTCCAGTTTTCATGTCATTATATTTGATATGACTGCTTCAGAGATAGAATATCCATTCAGTGCCACTCGCGGTGATGAAATCGACGCGAACCATATGCGGGATTTGCAAGTGACTGACACTGAAGACATTGAAGAAGATGATTGTGGTAAAATCACTAGTACTAAATTAAAGCTAccaattccaaataaaaaagaggCTGTCAAGCGCCAAGAAAGTAGAA GAGGCCTGTCCGTTGCCAAAAGACTCCGACACTGTCCATTTACTGTCAAAAAGCCATTTTCATCCAGCAATGGGAAATCTAGACCTCTTGAAAGAGCCATAGCTTTTAGATCTGCAAATCCTTACTTCACAAAAATCATGTCCCCATCTTATGTTTCTACCGGATATACTTTTGTAAGTT TTCAATTTCGTTCAAATCCTTCTGTAATTAtacaacaaatattttttgaaattttgcaaTATCTACCGACAGAGTTCTCAAAGGAAAATCTAAGTGAAAAAACAGAGAAGGTAGTACTGCAGAGTGCAAACGGGGGAGAATGGCCTGTAAAGTGCCATTATGAAGGACGTAGCAGATACTTTCTCTATTGGAAATCATTTGTACAGGCCAACAATGTGAATGTTGGCGATGTTTGTGTCTTTGAATTGATCAAGAGCAGTGAACCTCGTCTGAATGTCGTAATATTTCGGTAA